Proteins from one Bombyx mori chromosome 1, ASM3026992v2 genomic window:
- the Titin1 gene encoding titin1 (The RefSeq protein has 10 substitutions, 4 frameshifts, 1 non-frameshifting indel compared to this genomic sequence), whose amino-acid sequence MLKVENIQDTETKNITTVPWRKREQLDMHFKKEDTLEIKHWRRSRPEQNKDTEHTSMIGTTTSTKEDKTKEVFERGVIEEHVKVQEVVETKLWRKPKTISEKKDLLQVSTHEDTNILKVENLESVNVDTTSSKLETKSWRKPRLEESLEEVGPTKGVNEPEVCHWRKPKTSEILKDKNEEEIRVQEMKKQSTKALEVKDESKQKIPWTQEAIKLRPTKVEKSPIEKEKIEDVALKPVRKDSLMDEKSSEISELQNERQITEKKESLQETQLQPTEKNKLLENIVSEESKESTGKRRQREEITQKEVALKTVRKQEEFTEEKTEQKSLKPVLTTEKESKEPEDRINTKDTRKPSIPWTQEAIKLRPTKMEKTPIEKEKFEDITLKPTRKQSLVDEITEEVCALKSALDDIEKEEHKPDKVSENNAPEERKWPTGKRQPKEETPQEEVVLKPTRKQKEPEEEKSEERKWPSGKRRPKEETPQEEVVLKPIPKQMEPEEEKPEEFQHKPVKKEKQIEDATPEERKWPSGKRRPKEETPQEEVVLKPIPKQKEPEEEKPEEVQLKQVKKEKQIEDTTPEERKWPSGKRRPKEEAPQEEVVLKPTPKQKEPEEEKPEEVQFKPVKKEKQIEDVTPEERKWPSGKRRPKEETPQEEVVLKPVPKQKEPEEEKPEEVQLKPVKKEKQVEDVTPEERKWPSGKRRPKEETPQKEVLLEHVKKQEEIDEEKIEQNVLKDVSETEKESKERGDKIQTKDTRKSSIPWTQEAIKLRPTKVEKLPMEKEKLEDITLKPIRKDSMLGEKPEEANTLRALVDKIHTEEQELKDKERVQEIRDEQMKTDKPVEDAMPEERKWPTGKRRPKEATSQEEVVLKPVPKQKEPEEEKPEEVQLKPVKKEGKRRPKEETPQEEVVLKPVPKQKEPEEEKPRSSRLNITKFNIEFKNNHDCFTELTPRIIQPLKALNVLEGENFELVVTYTPRDKIPKWYLNNQVLEDNDNFAITTQHGASRLQVYNANKKKVGKYEVIVENDNILAKTACSVKLTKNIEENTVLPPVFVRALQPNKVSLGTIVLLETEVVSNPCASFQWFIDTNEINSLIKQNKLSNVYVSHNENVSCLCIENISKDLIGVVTCRAENFAGSVSTSGSLILEEQTCIDGDAPLVLAPLENTTVMDGERISLNCKILGRPWPKIDWFHNEKLIETARDITISRQKSGLCEIHIKEAFPEMAGIYKCTASNQFGKCSTECILNIEDNKGIRTDERFIIENKENRTTCTIKKATKDLEGTYTCKAVSDIGLAVTKAKLQVFQRGSKIKKGKETKEKVTKQKVIKSEEESVGVEDTLDFATVSEVQALDKQHSTDKVKKRKAKIVVSESEHIETEDIALQKKVDEKTKGIPVEEKAKPILTTHEHVVLSEQQEGESVEPFDESYQTQKGIIKMVEADSNLVAEVNELLEVINAKEFGPGETPLRELAKIGYLLRRGITIEQIESLYDSQYFPSLLIPQSQSALVQLVERQGHGALITEVLTEETAQDEDIIAAKVGFKAFLKMVEMKHSSVEEVIAQFYPEDFKPRSWEQRAANEVNKITDKVVIIQISINQPVQTFIQLVHFHLIHFTINITDKTKIQKNIIEEIVKQEESSQKALKILKPLLSEDCNESDEVQEIHSETIKYIKEIATDIPDTKIEVIPANEASNILLERREDVKANIKLDTSFPIIENVQLIQEKEEFLPIKKFPHSKIKSTVTESESLQVTEVEPAGAINEYFPNSSNATENIANRKIILSENIITSETHAAGILDDLDTQHENKRMETAKSTLILNNAVNVSQHILPTEERPLDDLKINASSAEIAFSPLISLNPRKDVLVSNQLITEIHDVQEKEGNVSDLKVPPKQEARVDIAIKDSLIISFEELNEKEGHLPVQEKPIQQSALKDVTLHSSLGNTITTTHIKESDFAPCDTPSRKAIITINEHLHQTNSETTTADSETILEKSKPTPESHADVSITALDKNTVEEVDVHEKEFELVIKEDKQMVKADVDIKSIEPIVMSEILHITTTDEMAKPQVVPEETASKSIEMTKAKIITIPFIHEKEQNENFLSKKPEEFDTSLIPVMPITVLETQLSESENKLHLNKIPSISRAEFTLTHQLKIPVKQEINTTDQIDFMTLPKENTGTASISRDLQKEIAVIETTVEEQLNKLERNEIQHNKVKTGYISNESINVTEIIPNIHETKLTISEEKTKQLATLDINSDHKLAITSEINLKERLGNLKSTIMETEEANLISTHLQSIQVLENNILDSQSTLENDIHPSPKTISSEIVPSQEILNITEIVQHEKEEEYEYYKLPDTSTANPFITGHLVAVSTEISPDVDVGDTDIVVDDVKTANVKNIAFNEIIISTVDWHEKEDEIKTTSTPTTVTASVGLNSSQALQIDERSTEIKPTSLIQNKLPFAKAEQDTVISEALTQQEILVHSSEGILSDINKNQSEMPVISVSTLHLPQCDEKTLIETEDYLRDTISPEMQHAAVAFRSQQGIQTSEVLSQSQSLEASQDFDMKYKNAVSKLDENYGKIANSEECTVNQSVGKLLEPAVKPQHSDLNAICENALERTEIIFGERERELDLCKPLASNITPHITEIHAVETNSTIIAEKEQELVSQKAPNVLEAFIEVVPHQSAIGMEVLASGNISKLESKDTKLVSAETTQDNLQSYVQEEIVHGEKEFEFVDTKTITANASEIIIQEKAKETLEVQPMEAEKDLRAAILDSEVNAKLAFNEQQSLQETEIVSSQESQSFSISDINLVNVSTGHEMQEAIKEYELFIGEVENTFTIPTADEKIGTGTVEEQKPLNITVIIANEKENTIQDTPVVKKETTQLIINGKNYVDVTEVMFSEKEQTFHTHNNLVEDKSLTMTTQTIETVNKIVPDYMTENNKAQVAIEAQKSIVTSEDYPQETSGQIFTTTDNNFKQAALNIIEMKHVQQTEILLHEEIGKFAKNHVDNIQKADESHIILSEITQIKPDVIDDLRDMSSAIKPQVGEVSLEIEAHRCYETTENIAHETSYSITHDKNITKQVSESVLEVKPLEQTEIITSEHTGTITANSVETQTVTLKSIELQPLSQSEVLVNESETNLIDIDRKLSLKENATVNFNTAQGLIVDQVLNEEIPYDFRPSNNKPLVAQHNITPLTHIECSENIAEARTNQFTSDKVHLQTPKIKSTEMIPLIITDTQSMQMETEFKSSKPEEQKIRENYIIANETGSYF is encoded by the exons ATGTTAAAGGTGGAAAATATTCAAGACaccgaaacaaaaaacattactaCAGTACCTTGGCGTAAGAGGGAACAACTGGATATGCATTTTAAAAAAGAAGACACCTTAGAAATAAAACACTGGAGAAGATCTCGACCAGAACAAAATAAAGATACCGAGCATACAAGTATGATTGGAACCACTACTTCAACAAAAGAAGATAAAACTAAAGAAGTCTTTGAACGTGGTGTCATTGAAGAACATGTCAAAGTTCAAGAAGTTGTTGAAACAAAGTTATGGCGCAAACCAAAAactatttcagaaaaaaaagatttacttCAGGTTTCTACGCATGAGGATACCAATATTTTAAAGGTCGAAAACTTGCAATCAGTAAATGTTGATACTACAAGCAGTAAACTAGAAACTAAATCATGGCGTAAACCACGGCTTGAAGAATCTTTGGAAGAGGTAGGCCCTACTAAAGGTGTTAACGAGCCTGAAGTATGTCATTGGAGAAAACCAAAAACCTCAGAGattttaaaagataagaatGAAGAAGAAATACGTGTTCAAGAGATGAAAAAACAGAGCACGAAAGCTTTGGAAGTTAAAGACGAAAGCAAGCAAAAGATTCCATGGACTCAAGAAGCAATAAAATTGCGGCCAACAAAGGTTGAAAAATCACCCATCGAAAAAGAAAAGATCGAAGATGTAGCTTTGAAACCAGTAAGAAAAGATTCTTTAATGGATGAAAAATCAAGTGAAATAAGTGAACTTCAGAACGAAAGACAAATAACTGAAAAGAAAGAAAGTCTTCAGGAAACTCAACTTCAACCAACCGAGAAAAACAAATTACTTGAAAACATTGTCTCTGAGGAAAGCAAAGAATCAACTGGTAAAAGAAGACAGAGGGAAGAGATTACACAAAAAGAGGTAGCTTTAAAGACTGTACGAAAACAAGAGGAATTCACTGAAGAAAAAACTGAACAAAAATCTCTGAAGCCCGTGTTAACAACAGAAAAAGAATCAAAAGAAACAGAAGATAGAATCAACACTAAAGACACGAGAAAACCATCAATCCCATGGACTCAAGAAGCAATTAAATTGCGCCCAACAAAAATGGAAAAAACTCCGattgaaaaagaaaagtttgaagACATAACATTAAAACCAACAAGAAAACAGTCTTTGGTAGACGAAATAACAGAGGAAGTTTGCGCATTAAAATCTGCACTGGACGACATTGAGAAAGAAGAGCACAAACCAGATAAAGTAAGCGAAAATAATGCCCCTGAGGAACGTAAGTGGCCCACCGGAAAAAGACAACCTAAAGAAGAGACCCCACAAGAAGAGGTCGTTTTAAAACCCACACGAAAGCAAAAAGAGCCTGAAGAAGAAAAGTCCGAGGAGCGTAAATGGCCCAGTGGTAAGAGACGACCTAAGGAAGAGACTCCACAAGAAGAGGTCGTTCTCAAACCCATACCAAAGCAAATGGAGCCCGAAGAAGAAAAGCCCGAGGAATTTCAACATAAAGCggttaaaaaagaaaagaaaattgaagatGCAACACCTGAGGAGCATAAATGGCCCAGTGGTAAGAGACGACCAAAGGAAGAAACTCCACAAGAAGAGGTCGTTCTCAAACCCATACCAAAGCAAAAGGAGCCTGAAGAAGAGAAGCCCGAGGAAGTTCAACTTAAACAGGTTAAAAAAGAGAAGCAAATTGAAGATACAACACCTGAGGAGCGTAAATGGCCCAGTGGTAAGAGACGACCTAAGGAAGAAGCTCCGCAAGAAGAGGTCGTTCTCAAACCCGTACCAAAGCAAAAGGAGCCTGAAGAAGAGAAGCCCGAGGAAGTCCAACTTAAACCAGTTAAAAAAGAGAAGCAAGTTGAAGATGTAACACCTGAAGAGCGTAAATGGCCCAGTGGTAAGAGACGACCTAAGGAAGAGACTCCACAAAAAGAGGTTCTACTTGAGCACGTGAAAAAACAAGAAGAAATAGATGAGGAAAAAATTGAACAAAACGTACTGAAGGACGTCTCAGAAACAGAGAAAGAATCAAAAGAAAGAGGAGATAAAATCCAAACTAAAGACACGAGGAAATCATCTATTCCATGGACTCAAGAAGCAATCAAATTGCGACCAACAAAAGTTGAAAAATTACCAATGGAAAAAGAAAAATTGGAAGACATAACACTAAAACCCATAAGAAAAGATTCTATGTTAGGCGAAAAACCAGAAGAAGCTAACACATTAAGAGCACTAGTGGACAAAATCCATACAGAAGAACAAGAACTCAAAGACAAAGAAAGGGTACAGGAAATCCGAGACGAGCAAATGAAAACAGACAAACCAGTAGAAGACGCAATGCCTGAGGAACGCAAGTGGCCTACTGGTAAAAGACGACCTAAAGAAGCGACTTCACAAGAAGAGGTCGTTCTCAAACCCGTACCAAAGCAAAAGGAACCTGAAGAAGAGAAGCCTGAGGAAGTCCAACTTAAACCGGTTAAAAAAGAG GGTAAGAGACGACCTAAGGAAGAGACTCCACAAGAAGAGGTCGTTCTCAAACCCGTACCAAAGCAAAAGGAGCCTGAAGAAGAGAAGCCGG GAA GCAGTCggttaaatattacaaaatttaacatAGAGTTTAAAAATAACCATGACTGTTTTACAGAATTAACTCCACGTATCATTCAGCCATTAAAAGCCTTGAACGTGTTGGAAGGTGAAAATTTTGAACTGGTTGTTACTTATACACCAAGAGATAAGATTCCAAAATGGTACCTCAACAACCAAGTTCTAGAAGATAATGATAATTTTGCTATTACTACACAACATGGGGCATCTAGGTTGCAAGTATACAATGCCAATAAAAAGAAAGTAGGAAAGTATGAAGTTATTGTTGAAAATGACAATATTCTAGCAAAAACAGCATGCTCTGTTAAATTAACGAAAAATATAGAAGAAAATACTGTCTTACCCCCCGTGTTTGTGCGAGCTCTACAGCCAAATAAAGTTTCTTTAGGAACTATTGTGCTTTTGGAAACCGAAGTTGTGTCGAATCCCTGTGCTTCGTTCCAATGGTTTATTGACACTAATGAAATAAATTCgcttataaaacaaaacaaattaagtaATGTTTATGTATCTCATAATGAAAACGTTTCATGTCTTTGTATTGAAAATATAAGCAAAGATCTGATAGGAGTTGTAACGTGCCGAGCAGAAAACTTTGCAGGCTCTGTTTCTACATCAGGAAGTTTGATTTTAGAAGAACAAACTTGTATAGATGGGGATGCTCCTTTAGTATTAGCTCCCCTAGAAACTACGACTGTTATGGACGGGGAACGGATTTCgttaaattgtaaaatacttGGTCGACCGTGGCCCAAAATAGATTGGTTTCATAATGAAAAACTTATTGAAACAGCAAGAGACATAACTATTAGCCGACAAAAGTCTGGTCTTtgtgaaatacatataaaagAGGCATTCCCAGAAATGGCAGGAATTTATAAATGCACAGCATCAAATCAATTCGGAAAATGTAGCACGGAGTGCATATTAAATATAGAAG ATAATAAGGTTATACGTACTGATGAACGTttcattattgaaaacaaagaaaatcgTACCACATGCACAATTAAAAAGGCAACCAAAGACTTAGAAGGCACATATACCTGTAAAGCTGTTAGCGACATTGGTTTAGCAGTAACCAAAGCGAAGCTGCAAGTTTTCCAAAGAGgttccaaaattaaaaaaggaaaagagACGAAAGAAAAAGTTACCAAGCAAAAAGTAATTAAGAGTGAAGAAGAATCTGTAGGTGTTGAAGATACCCTTGATTTTGCTACTGTTTCTGAAGTTCAAGCACTAGATAAACAACATTCTACAGACAaagtaaagaaaagaaaagcaaAGATTGTCGTGAGTGAATCTGAGCATATAGAAACTGAAGATATAGCACTACAAAAGAAAGTAGATGAAAAAACAAAAGGTATACCAGTCGAAGAAAAAGCAAAACCAATTTTGACTACACATGAACACGTAGTTTTATCCGAACAACAAGAAGGTGAATCTGTTGAACCGTTTGATGAATCCTACCAAACGCAGAAGGGTATCATTAAAATGGTGGAAGCTGATTCAAACCTTGTAGCTGAAGTGAATGAGTTACTGGAAGTTATTAACGCAAAAGAATTTGGACCAGGAGAGACGCCTTTACGAGAGCTTGCTAAAATTGGTTATTTGTTAAGACGAGGTATTACGATTGAACAAATAGAGAGTTTGTATGATTCACAATACTTCCCTTCTCTTCTGATTCCTCAGTCACAATCAGCTCTAGTACAATTAGTTGAAAGACAAGGTCACGGAGCGTTGATCACTGAAGTGCTTACAGAAGAGACGGCACAAGATGAAGATATTATTGCCGCCAAAGTAGGTTTTAAAGCTTTCCTTAAAATGGTCGAAATGAAGCATTCTTCTGTTGAGGAAGTTATTGCTCAGTTTTATCCAGAAGATTTTAAGCCACGTTCCTGGGAACAAAGAGCAGCAAATGAGGTAAATAAA ATCACAGATAAGGTAGTAATAATACAAATCTCAATCAATCAGCCAGTTCAGACTTTTATCCAACTTGTACATTTCCACCTAATACACTTTACTATAAATATTacagataaaacaaaaatacagaaaaatattatCGAAGAAATTGTAAAACAAGAAGAATCGAGTCaaaaagcattaaaaatattgaaacctTTACTCAGTGAAGATTGCAATGAGAGTGATGAAGTCCAAGAAATTCACTCtgaaactataaaatatattaaggaAATTGCCACGGATATACCTGATACTAAAATTGAAGTAATTCCTGCTAATGAAGCCAGTAACATTTTACTAGAAAGACGAGAAGACGTTAAAGCTAACATAAAATTAGATACTTCTTTTCCAATTATTGAAAATGTGCAACTAAttcaagaaaaagaagaatttcTTCCAATTAAAAAGTTTCCGCATAGCAAAATAAAGTCAACTGTGACAGAATCTGAATCGTTACAAGTAACAGAAGTAGAGCCAGCAGGAGCTATAAACGAATATTTCCAGAATTCGAGCAATGCAACTGAAAACATAGCTAACCGAAAAATAATTTTGTCGGAAAACATTATTACTTCCGAAACTCATGCAGCTGGGATACTGGATGATTTAGATACTCAACATGAAAATAAGCGTATGGAAACAGCAAAATctactttaattttaaacaatgcaGTAAACGTCTCTCAGCATATTTTACCCACTGAAGAAAGACCTTTAGATGACTTGAAAATTAATGCATCAAGTGCAGAGATAGCATTTTCTCCACTCATTAGTTTAAAT C GTAAAGATGTTCTTGTATCTAACCAACTCATAACAGAAATTCATGATGTCCAAGAGAAGGAAGGAAATGTTTCAGATTTGAAAGTACCTCCAAAACAGGAAGCTAGAGTAGATATAGCAATAAAAGACAGCTTAATTATATCATTTGAAGAGCTAAATGAAAAAGAAGGCCACCTTCCAGTACAGGAAAAGCCTATACAACAATCAGCCCTTAAGGATGTAACTTTACATTCAAGTCTTGGTAATACTATAACGACAACACATATTAAAGAATCAGATTTTGCTCCATGTGATACTCCTAGTAGAAAAGCAATAATAACCATTAATGAACACCTGCACCAAACTAATTCTGAAACAACTACCGCTGATTCAGAGACGATACTTGAAAAATCAAAACCTACACCTGAAAGTCATGCCGACGTCTCTATAACAGCATTGGACAAAAATACTGTAGAAGAAGTTGATGTTCATGAAAAAGAATTTGAATTAGTGATTAAGGAGGACAAACAAATGGTAAAAGCTGATGTAGATATTAAATCCATTGAACCAATTGTCATGTCCGAAATTTTACATATCACGACCACTGATGAAATGGCTAAGCCTCAAGTAGTGCCGGAAGAGACCGCATCAAAATCTATCGAAATGACCAAGGCTAAAATAATCACTATACCTTTTATACATGAAAAGGaacaaaatgaaaactttttgtCCAAAAAACCCGAAGAATTTGATACATCTTTGATCCCAGTTATGCCAATTACAGTTTTAGAAACACAACTGTCAGAATCGGAAAATAAACTTCATCTCAATAAAATTCCTAGTATTAGTCGCGCGGAATTTACACTCACTCATCAACTTAAAATTCCAGTTAAACAAGAAATTAATACTACTGATCAGATAGATTTCATGACTTTACCTAAAGAGAATACTGGAACAGCATCTATAAGCAGAGATTTACAAAAGGAAATAGCTGTAATTGAAACCACTGTAGAAGAACAATTAAATAAGTTAGAAGAAAATGAAATACAACATAACAAAGTAAAAACTGGTTATATTAGTAACGAAAGCATAAATGTGACTGAAATAATACCAAATATTCATGAAACAAAACTTACGATATCTGAGGAAAAAACAAAGCAGCTTGCTACTTTGGACATTAACTCAGATCATAAATTAGCAATAACTTCGGAGATAAACCTTAAAGAAAGGTTGGGAAACCTTAAGTCCACTATAATGGAAACCGAGGAAGCTAATTTAATATCAACTCATCTACAGTCCATACAAGTActtgaaaacaatattttggATAGTCAATCTACATTAGAAAATGACATCCACCCGTCCCCTAAAACAATTTCCTCTGAGATTGTTCCGTCTCAGGAAATCCTGAATATTACGGAGATTGTACAACATGAAAAAGAGGAGGAGTATGAATATTATAAGCTGCCTGACACGTCAACTGCTAACCCTTTTATAACTGGACACCTAGTTGCTGTTTCAACAGAAATATCACCGGATGTAGACGTAGGTGACACCGATATTGTTGTAGATGATGTTAAAACAGCTAATGTCAAAAACATagcttttaatgaaattattatcaGTACAGTTGATTGGCATGAAAAAGaagatgaaattaaaacaacatCAACACCAACAACTGTTACAGCTTCAGTAGGATTAAACTCAAGTCAAGCATTACAAATTGATGAAAGAAGTACAGAAATAAAGCCTACATCActcatacaaaataaattaccttTTGCAAAAGCAGAACAAGATACTGTGATATCAGAAGCTTTAACTCAACAGGAAATTTTGGTACATTCCTCTGAAGGAATACTTTCCGATATAAACAAAAACCAAAGCGAAATGCCAGTTATATCTGTCAGCACACTACATCTACCACAATGTGATGAGAAGACACTTATTGAAACAGAAGACTATTTAAGAGACACGATATCACCAGAAATGCAGCATGCCGCAGTCGCTTTTAGATCCCAGCAAGGCATACAAACATCCGAAGTGCTATCACAATCACAAAGTCTTGAAGCATCTCAAGATTTTGATATGAAGTATAAAAATGCTGTATCAAAATTAGATGAAAATTATGGCAAAATTGCTAATTCTGAAGAATGTACTGTAAATCAATCAGTAGGAAAATTGCTCGAACCAGCTGTGAAACCGCAACATTCTGACTTAAACGCAATCTGTGAAAATGCCCTTGAAAGAACCGAAATTATTTTTGGGGAACGTGAGAGAGAATTAGATTTATGTAAGCCATTAGCTTCCAATATTACCCCTCATATTACAGAAATCCATGCAGTTGAGACAAACTCTACAATTATAGCAGAAAAAGAACAAGAGTTAGTTTCACAGAAAGCACCAAATGTTTTAGAAGCTTTTATAGAAGTAGTTCCGCACCAGAGTGCTATCGGCATGGAAGTATTAGCCTCGGGGAATATAAGCAAATTGGAAAGTAAAGACACAAAGCTTGTAAGTGCAGAAACAACGCAGGATAATTTACAAAGCTATGTTCAAGAAGAGATAGTACACGGAGAAAAAGAATTTGAATTTGTGGATACTAAGACAATAACTGCAAATGCTTCAGAAATAATTATACAAGAAAAGGCAAAGGAAACTTTAGAAGTTCAACCAATGGAAGCCGAAAAAGATCTTCGAGCAGCAATTCTAGATTCCGAAGTCAATGCCAAACTTGCTTTTAATGAACAGCAATCATTACAAGAGACAGAAATAGTTTCAAGTCAAGAAAGTCAGAGCTTTAGTATTTCAGATATTAATTTAGTAAACGTATCTACTGGTCACGAAATGCAAGAAGCAATAAAAGAATATGAGTTATTCATTGGAGAGGTAGAAAATACTTTTACAATACCGACTGCGGATGAGAAAATTGGTACTGGTACGGTTGAAGAACAAAAACCTTTGAATATAACTGTAATCATtgcaaatgaaaaagaaaacacaATACAGGATACTCCTGTagttaaaaaagaaacaacacAGCTTATTATTAATGGTAAAAACTACGTCGATGTAACAGAGGTAATGTTTTCTGAAAAAGAACAAACTTTTCATACTCACAATAATTTAGTAGAAGACAAATCA TTAACAATGACCA AAACTATCGAAACTGTTAATAAGATCGTCCCTGACTATATGACAGAAAATAACAAAGCTCAGGTAGCAATAGAAGCACAAAAAAGCATTGTAACTTCTGAAGATTACCCTCAAGAAACCTCAGGACAAATCTTTACTACTACAGACAATAATTTCAAACAAGCTGCtctaaatataattgaaatgaaACATGTTCAACAAACAGAAATTCTGCTTCACGAAGAAATAGGTAAGTTCGCTAAAAATCATGTTGATAATATACAGAAGGCAGACGAAAGTCACATCATACTATCTGAAATAACTCAAATAAAACCAGATGTGATAGATGACTTACGTGACATGTCTTCCGCAATAAAACCTCAAGTTGGAGAAGTTTCATTAGAAATTGAGGCACATAGATGCTACGAGACGACAGAAAACATAGCTCACGAAACATCGTACTCCATAACGCACGATAAAAACATAACCAAACAAGTTTCTGAATCTGTTTTAGAAGTAAAACCCTTAGAACAAACAGAAATAATAACAAGTGAACATACCGGGACTATAACAGCTAATTCAGTTGAAACACAAACAGTTACATTAAAATCAATAGAATTACAACCACTGAGTCAAAGTGAGGTTTTAGTCAATGAATCCGAAACGAATTTAATAGACATTGACAGAAAGCTTTCACTAAAGGAAAATGCTACTGTCAACTTTAACACTGCGCAAGGCTTAATTGTAGATCAGGTTCTAAATGAGGAGATTCCGTACGATTTTCGACCGAGTAATAATAAGCCATTGGTAGCTCAGCATAATATAACTCCATTAACACACATCGAATGTTCAGAAAACATTGCGGAGGCACGAACTAATCAATTCACCTCTGATAAAGTACATCTTCAAAcaccaaaaattaaatcaaccGAAATGATACCCTTAATAATAACTGACACTCAAAGTATGCAAATGGAAACAGAATTTAAGTCATCAAAACCAGAAGAACAAAAAATTagagaaaattatattattgctAACGAAAC AAGTTATTTCTGA